A window of the Tenebrio molitor chromosome 1, icTenMoli1.1, whole genome shotgun sequence genome harbors these coding sequences:
- the snf gene encoding U1 small nuclear ribonucleoprotein A, giving the protein MDIRPNNTIYINNLNEKIKKEELKKSLYAIFSQFGQILDIVALKTLKMRGQAFVIFKEIQSSTNALRSMQGFPFYDKPMRIQYAKTDSDLISKMKGTFQERPKKIRPPPSKEDEAPKKKKKNKDPNRIPGGSNAEQPPNQILFLTNLPDETSEMMLSMLFNQFPGFKEVRLVPNRHDIAFVEFENELQSGAAKDALQGFKITPTHAMKISFAKK; this is encoded by the exons aTGGATATTCGACCAAATAACacaatttatattaataatttaaacgaaaaaattaagaaagagGAACTTAAAAAATCActttatgctattttttcgCAATTTGGTCAAATATTGGATATCGTAGCCCTTAAAACCTTAAAGATGAGAGGACAGgcttttgtcatttttaaagaaattcaaAGTTCAACAAATGCTTTACGGTCAATGCAAGGTTTTCCATTTTATGATAAACCAATG CGAATTCAATATGCCAAAACAGATTCAGATCTTATTTCGAAAATGAAAGGTACTTTCCAGGAAAGACCCAAAAAAATACGTCCCCCACCTTCAAAGGAAGATGAAGCAcctaaaaagaagaaaaaaaataaagatccAAATAGAATTCCTGGTGGTAGCAATGCTGAACAGCCACCAAATCAAATTCTTTTCCTTACAAACCTACCTGATGAAACTAGTGAAATGATGTTATCTATGTTATTTAATCA ATTTCCTGGATTCAAAGAAGTACGTTTGGTACCTAACAGACATGATATTGCTTTTGTTGAATTTGAGAATGAATTACAATCTGGTGCTGCAAAAGATGCTTTACAAGGATTTAAAATTACACCTACACATGCCATGAAAATATCATTTGCTAAAAAGTAA